One window of the Solanum stenotomum isolate F172 chromosome 11, ASM1918654v1, whole genome shotgun sequence genome contains the following:
- the LOC125845047 gene encoding nudix hydrolase 9 isoform X4: MEEKLSCDGGHEFKLLFSCPSGLSPSQVSVVFDEAYDRNPHPDHTLEKSISEIWDARVQQSSSLYNGTKFRYGGYNFNVENDPKQQPHVSLHLGLTDYRTFVGTNLSPMWEGFLVPSEDDCIQCQHTSSPLGNGAVVETSDRRILVLQRSNKVGEFPGYFVFPGGHAEPQEVGIISHEGFQELNQCHMINSKVSQEMFDSIVREVVEEIGAPADSLVSE; this comes from the exons ATGGAGGAGAAACTCAGCTGCGATGGAGGTCACGAATTCAAGCTGCTCTTCTCATGTCCTTCTGGTTTATCTCCTTCACAG GTGTCAGTTGTTTTCGATGAAGCATACGATAGGAATCCCCATCCCGATCATACTTTGGAGAAGTCTATTTCTGAG ATATGGGATGCAAGAGTTCAACAAAGTTCATCACTTTACAATGGAACGAAGTTCAGG TACGGTGGGTACAACTTTAATGTAGAGAATGATCCCAAGCAACAACCTCACGTTTCCCTTCATCTTGGTCTGACAGATTATAG GACATTCGTGGGAACAAATTTAAGTCCTATGTGGGAAGGATTTCTTGTTCCATCTGAAG ATGATTGTATACAGTGTCAGCACACATCAAGTCCTCTGGGTAATGGGGCAGTTGTGGAGACTTCTGACAGAAGAATACTTGTGCTTCAGAGAAGTAATAAAGTTGGAGAATTCCCTGGATATTTTGTTTTTCCTGGAGGCCATGCAGAG CCCCAAGAAGTTGGAATAATCTCCCATGAAGGCTTCCAAGAGCTGAATCAGTGTCACATGATTAACAGCAAAGTTTCTCAGGAAATGTTTGACAGCATTGTCCGTGAAGTTGTTGAAGAAATTGGAGCTCCTGCAGATTCCCTCGTAAGCG AGTGA
- the LOC125845047 gene encoding nudix hydrolase 9 isoform X3 codes for MEEKLSCDGGHEFKLLFSCPSGLSPSQVSVVFDEAYDRNPHPDHTLEKSISEIWDARVQQSSSLYNGTKFRYGGYNFNVENDPKQQPHVSLHLGLTDYRTFVGTNLSPMWEGFLVPSEDDCIQCQHTSSPLGNGAVVETSDRRILVLQRSNKVGEFPGYFVFPGGHAEPQEVGIISHEGFQELNQCHMINSKVSQEMFDSIVREVVEEIGAPADSLSDLENMASKMPGCHRGGYALYKLMVQDTSDN; via the exons ATGGAGGAGAAACTCAGCTGCGATGGAGGTCACGAATTCAAGCTGCTCTTCTCATGTCCTTCTGGTTTATCTCCTTCACAG GTGTCAGTTGTTTTCGATGAAGCATACGATAGGAATCCCCATCCCGATCATACTTTGGAGAAGTCTATTTCTGAG ATATGGGATGCAAGAGTTCAACAAAGTTCATCACTTTACAATGGAACGAAGTTCAGG TACGGTGGGTACAACTTTAATGTAGAGAATGATCCCAAGCAACAACCTCACGTTTCCCTTCATCTTGGTCTGACAGATTATAG GACATTCGTGGGAACAAATTTAAGTCCTATGTGGGAAGGATTTCTTGTTCCATCTGAAG ATGATTGTATACAGTGTCAGCACACATCAAGTCCTCTGGGTAATGGGGCAGTTGTGGAGACTTCTGACAGAAGAATACTTGTGCTTCAGAGAAGTAATAAAGTTGGAGAATTCCCTGGATATTTTGTTTTTCCTGGAGGCCATGCAGAG CCCCAAGAAGTTGGAATAATCTCCCATGAAGGCTTCCAAGAGCTGAATCAGTGTCACATGATTAACAGCAAAGTTTCTCAGGAAATGTTTGACAGCATTGTCCGTGAAGTTGTTGAAGAAATTGGAGCTCCTGCAGATTCCCTC AGTGATCTAGAGAACATGGCTTCTAAAATGCCTGGCTGCCACAGGGGAGGCTACGCACTCTACAAATTAATGGTGCAAGACACGAGTGATAACTAA
- the LOC125845047 gene encoding nudix hydrolase 9 isoform X1 has translation MEEKLSCDGGHEFKLLFSCPSGLSPSQVSVVFDEAYDRNPHPDHTLEKSISEIWDARVQQSSSLYNGTKFRYGGYNFNVENDPKQQPHVSLHLGLTDYRTFVGTNLSPMWEGFLVPSEDDCIQCQHTSSPLGNGAVVETSDRRILVLQRSNKVGEFPGYFVFPGGHAEPQEVGIISHEGFQELNQCHMINSKVSQEMFDSIVREVVEEIGAPADSLSSPIFIGISRRVLNVRPTAFFFIKCNLRSEEIQQLYSSAQDSFESTQLYAVSMSDLENMASKMPGCHRGGYALYKLMVQDTSDN, from the exons ATGGAGGAGAAACTCAGCTGCGATGGAGGTCACGAATTCAAGCTGCTCTTCTCATGTCCTTCTGGTTTATCTCCTTCACAG GTGTCAGTTGTTTTCGATGAAGCATACGATAGGAATCCCCATCCCGATCATACTTTGGAGAAGTCTATTTCTGAG ATATGGGATGCAAGAGTTCAACAAAGTTCATCACTTTACAATGGAACGAAGTTCAGG TACGGTGGGTACAACTTTAATGTAGAGAATGATCCCAAGCAACAACCTCACGTTTCCCTTCATCTTGGTCTGACAGATTATAG GACATTCGTGGGAACAAATTTAAGTCCTATGTGGGAAGGATTTCTTGTTCCATCTGAAG ATGATTGTATACAGTGTCAGCACACATCAAGTCCTCTGGGTAATGGGGCAGTTGTGGAGACTTCTGACAGAAGAATACTTGTGCTTCAGAGAAGTAATAAAGTTGGAGAATTCCCTGGATATTTTGTTTTTCCTGGAGGCCATGCAGAG CCCCAAGAAGTTGGAATAATCTCCCATGAAGGCTTCCAAGAGCTGAATCAGTGTCACATGATTAACAGCAAAGTTTCTCAGGAAATGTTTGACAGCATTGTCCGTGAAGTTGTTGAAGAAATTGGAGCTCCTGCAGATTCCCTC TCCAGCCCCATCTTTATTGGTATATCGCGAAGAGTATTGAATGTTAGACCAACTGcttttttcttcatcaaatgcAATCTTCGGTCAGAGGAAATTCAACAACTGTATTCTAGTGCACAGGATAGCTTCGAGTCAACTCAGCTTTATGCTGTTTCAATG AGTGATCTAGAGAACATGGCTTCTAAAATGCCTGGCTGCCACAGGGGAGGCTACGCACTCTACAAATTAATGGTGCAAGACACGAGTGATAACTAA
- the LOC125845047 gene encoding nudix hydrolase 9 isoform X2 translates to MEEKLSCDGGHEFKLLFSCPSGLSPSQIWDARVQQSSSLYNGTKFRYGGYNFNVENDPKQQPHVSLHLGLTDYRTFVGTNLSPMWEGFLVPSEDDCIQCQHTSSPLGNGAVVETSDRRILVLQRSNKVGEFPGYFVFPGGHAEPQEVGIISHEGFQELNQCHMINSKVSQEMFDSIVREVVEEIGAPADSLSSPIFIGISRRVLNVRPTAFFFIKCNLRSEEIQQLYSSAQDSFESTQLYAVSMSDLENMASKMPGCHRGGYALYKLMVQDTSDN, encoded by the exons ATGGAGGAGAAACTCAGCTGCGATGGAGGTCACGAATTCAAGCTGCTCTTCTCATGTCCTTCTGGTTTATCTCCTTCACAG ATATGGGATGCAAGAGTTCAACAAAGTTCATCACTTTACAATGGAACGAAGTTCAGG TACGGTGGGTACAACTTTAATGTAGAGAATGATCCCAAGCAACAACCTCACGTTTCCCTTCATCTTGGTCTGACAGATTATAG GACATTCGTGGGAACAAATTTAAGTCCTATGTGGGAAGGATTTCTTGTTCCATCTGAAG ATGATTGTATACAGTGTCAGCACACATCAAGTCCTCTGGGTAATGGGGCAGTTGTGGAGACTTCTGACAGAAGAATACTTGTGCTTCAGAGAAGTAATAAAGTTGGAGAATTCCCTGGATATTTTGTTTTTCCTGGAGGCCATGCAGAG CCCCAAGAAGTTGGAATAATCTCCCATGAAGGCTTCCAAGAGCTGAATCAGTGTCACATGATTAACAGCAAAGTTTCTCAGGAAATGTTTGACAGCATTGTCCGTGAAGTTGTTGAAGAAATTGGAGCTCCTGCAGATTCCCTC TCCAGCCCCATCTTTATTGGTATATCGCGAAGAGTATTGAATGTTAGACCAACTGcttttttcttcatcaaatgcAATCTTCGGTCAGAGGAAATTCAACAACTGTATTCTAGTGCACAGGATAGCTTCGAGTCAACTCAGCTTTATGCTGTTTCAATG AGTGATCTAGAGAACATGGCTTCTAAAATGCCTGGCTGCCACAGGGGAGGCTACGCACTCTACAAATTAATGGTGCAAGACACGAGTGATAACTAA
- the LOC125846123 gene encoding ankyrin repeat-containing protein At5g02620-like — protein sequence MQVFRGKEKKRILVSRLAYWEFLGTFNKMEAPAAQPTTPRKKMTKQLTGKRDDSALHSAARAGNLVAIKNTIEDTDEEELAELLIKQNSAGETPLYVAAEYGYYEVVREMIMYYDLVAAGIKARNGFDALHIAAKQGDLDVVKVLMEAHPELAMTVDVVNTTALHTAANQGHIEMVNYLLEEQSSLATIAKSNGKTALHSSARNGHLQVLKALLSKEPGIATRMDNKGQTALHMAVKGQNLEVVEELTNADPSLVNMVDNKGNTPLHIASRKGRAEVVKLLLSQNETDVKVINRSHETALDTAEKMSQADTVAILQEYGVQSARVLKPQATNPARELKQTVSDIKHEVHDQLKHTKQTRKRIQGIAKRLHKMHREGLNNAINSTTVVAVLIATVAFAGIFQVPGQYYMDPDNLPEGHIIGEANISNHPGFLVFFVFDSIALFISLAVVVVQTTVVVIESKAKKKLMSIINKLMWIACVFVSVAYLALSFVVVGTRYWVMAVIVTVLGATIMASTIGVMLYWVIKHRIESSNKKSMRKNSMASKSMDYSDSALSDDNNEFKIYAL from the exons ATGCAAGTGTTTCGAGGGAAGGAAAAAAAGAGGATTTTGGTTTCAAGATTAGCATATTGGGAATTTTTGGGAACTTTTAATAAGATGGAGGCACCAGCAGCTCAGCCAACTACACCCCGGAAAAAGATGACGAAACAATTAACAGGGAAACGCGATGATAGTGCCTTGCATTCGGCAGCTAGAGCTGGAAATCTTGTTGCAATCAAAAATACTATCGAGGACACGGATGAGGAAGAATTGGCAGAGTTATTGATAAAGCAAAATTCAGCTGGAGAGACACCTTTGTATGTTGCAGCTGAATATGGTTACTATGAGGTGGTTAGGGAAATGATCATGTATTATGATCTAGTTGCAGCTGGAATCAAAGCGAGGAACGGATTTGATGCACTGCACATTGCTGCCAAACAAGGAGATTTAG ATGTGGTGAAGGTATTGATGGAAGCACATCCCGAGCTCGCGATGACTGTCGATGTAGTAAATACGACCGCTTTGCATACTGCAGCGAACCAAGGGCACATAGAGATGGTGAATTATCTCTTGGAGGAACAAAGCAGTTTGGCCACTATAGCTAAAAGTAATGGGAAAACAGCATTACATTCTTCAGCAAGAAATGGACATTTGCAGGTTTTGAAGGCTCTTTTGAGTAAGGAGCCAGGGATCGCAACGCGGATGGATAATAAGGGACAGACCGCACTTCACATGGCTGTCAAAGGACAAAATCTCGAGGTTGTAGAGGAGCTCACTAACGCTGATCCTTCATTAGTTAACATGGTCGACAATAAGGGAAACACACCTTTGCATATAGCATCTCGTAAAGGCAGGGCTGAG GTTGTTAAATTGCTGCTCTCACAGAACGAAACAGACGTGAAAGTTATCAATAGGTCACATGAGACAGCTCTAGACACTGCTGAGAAAATGTCACAGGCTGACACCGTAGCCATCCTGCAGGAATATGGGGTTCAGAGTGCCCGAGTCCTAAAGCCACAGGCAACGAATCCAGCTAGAGAGTTAAAGCAAACTGTTAGTGACATTAAGCACGAGGTTCACGATCAGTTAAAACACACAAAACAGACAAGAAAACGCATACAAGGCATAGCCAAGCGGTTGCACAAGATGCACAGAGAAGGCCTTAACAACGCGATCAACTCAACCACAGTCGTAGCTGTACTCATTGCCACAGTTGCCTTTGCAGGAATATTTCAAGTGCCAGGGCAATACTATATGGATCCGGACAACCTCCCAGAGGGCCATATAATTGGAGAAGCAAACATATCAAACCACCCTGGATTCCTCGTGTTCTTTGTCTTTGACTCAATCGCGTTATTCATTTCACTAGCAGTTGTGGTAGTCCAGACAACAGTGGTGGTTATTGAGAGCAAAGCAAAGAAGAAGTTGATGTCAATCATAAACAAGCTAATGTGGATAGCATGTGTGTTTGTATCAGTTGCATACTTGGCTCTATCTTTTGTAGTCGTTGGCACGCGTTATTGGGTGATGGCAGTTATTGTAACAGTTCTTGGAGCAACGATAATGGCTTCAACAATCGGAGTAATGTTATATTGGGTCATTAAGCATCGGATCGAGTCATCGAACAAGAAGAGCATGAGAAAGAACTCAATGGCTAGCAAGTCTATGGATTACTCTGATTCAGCCCTCTCTGATGACAACaatgaattcaaaatatatgccttataa